The Persephonella atlantica genome includes a window with the following:
- a CDS encoding DsrE/DsrF/DrsH-like family protein → MATRVGIILLSGTLDKAMPAFMLGTTAAAMGMEVGIFFSFYGLTVIHKEKIKNLKVSPIGNPAMPMPVPVPQILTVMPGMMDFATNMMKKMMKQHKIPSVEELVQQALDLEVKLYPCQTAMQLFGFKKEDLIDGVEEPVGAATFLNFVNQAEKPIVMNF, encoded by the coding sequence ATGGCAACAAGGGTTGGGATTATACTGCTCAGCGGAACATTAGACAAAGCCATGCCAGCTTTTATGCTTGGAACAACTGCAGCTGCTATGGGAATGGAGGTTGGTATATTTTTCAGTTTTTACGGTCTTACTGTTATCCATAAAGAAAAGATAAAAAATCTAAAAGTCTCACCTATAGGAAACCCTGCAATGCCTATGCCTGTCCCTGTTCCCCAGATACTTACAGTTATGCCGGGGATGATGGATTTTGCAACAAATATGATGAAAAAGATGATGAAACAGCACAAGATACCATCTGTTGAAGAGCTTGTTCAACAGGCTTTAGACCTTGAAGTAAAGCTTTATCCATGTCAGACAGCAATGCAGCTGTTTGGCTTTAAGAAAGAAGACCTGATTGATGGTGTTGAAGAGCCTGTGGGAGCTGCGACATTCCTAAACTTTGTTAATCAGGCAGAAAAGCCTATAGTGATGAATTTTTAA
- a CDS encoding CvpA family protein: MIDVIFGVLFLYLVLVGAYRGFVELFVKSAGIGIGIFLSFKYTDIFSDFLSHYFKGSPFVIQFFSFSLILITAFSVSFVVYHFLRKIFLKKKRFSFWDKILGASGGVMIFLIIVSIIAHYSEKNRLLYDLTSSSKLVNFLKK, translated from the coding sequence ATGATAGATGTTATCTTTGGTGTTTTATTCCTTTATCTTGTTCTTGTTGGTGCTTACAGGGGTTTTGTTGAACTTTTTGTGAAATCAGCAGGCATAGGAATAGGTATATTCCTGTCATTTAAATACACAGATATTTTTTCTGATTTTTTATCCCACTACTTTAAAGGTTCTCCTTTTGTTATTCAGTTTTTTTCCTTTTCTCTAATCCTTATCACTGCGTTCAGCGTTTCCTTTGTGGTGTATCACTTTTTAAGAAAAATTTTTTTGAAAAAAAAGAGATTTTCTTTCTGGGACAAGATTCTTGGTGCTTCAGGTGGAGTTATGATATTCCTGATTATTGTGTCTATCATTGCCCATTATTCGGAAAAAAACAGACTGCTCTATGACCTTACTTCTTCCTCAAAATTAGTAAATTTCCTGAAAAAATGA